A window of Duncaniella dubosii genomic DNA:
ACGGAGGATGATGTAAACGATGCATGAGAGCCTATGACGAGGAATATAACAAGTGGCCGCTTAGGTTATTGAGACAACCACAGGTATAAAAGTAGAAAGAAATAGACGTAATGGACGAGAGCAGAATGTCCATTTACGAAGAATTAGAATGCTTCAAGAAGTAGATATCCTGATGGCACATGGAGAAAAGGGAATGGACGAAAGATTGCAACTGCGGATAATAGTCCTCATGCCTCTATCATAAAAGAGTGGCGAGCGAAGAATCCGGATAGCAAGAATAAATCTTTGTGTGCCCGGGAGACAGGACTCTCAAGACCTACTGTTACCCGGTGGTGGGATTCTGCCGTGCAGGAACCACTAAAACAATAAAACATTAAATAAATAAAAACAATATATATATTTTTTATTGTTAGGCTTGCGAGTCCGTTTCATAGTTATCTTCAAGAACTATAACCATAGTATGAATGTTATTTGTAAGGAAATATTTATGCCAGAATGTTCAGGTAAAATAATTTTCAGAAATATGAATTTTCAAAACAAATAACAAATGCTTTATCAATGGATGAAACAGAAGAAGAAAAGGTTGATCTTTTAGCAGTCAGAAAATCTTTCGAGAAAGATCCAAGAAAGGTCATTGAGATAGAGATGAACAAGGATGGCATATTCTCCGAGAGAACCATATATGCTATGGAAAACACGTTGAATTTAAGCCTGCTTTCTCCCCCTGAGGGACCGAAGCTGGCAAGTGAGGCAGAGGCTCTGTTCGTGCTGTCAAAGCGCGGAACTGTTTTGGAAACAACAGAAGCTGATTTCATAGAGGGATATATCTCCCCTATGGTGTACCGATCTTCCTCGATGAAGTTCCCGCAGGTTCCAATCGCCCCGAAGTTCGTGAAGATGATTAAGGATATGAACGCCGGAAGTGGTGTCCCACACGCTACGATCACATCCACAATCAACAACATACTCGACCGCTTTTTCAGTGGGTATTTGCTTGTGAGTAACCGTGTCAAAATGGGATACGGCAAGGTAGAGGAATAGCACAGGTATCCTCCGGAGGTCAGTTGTTTCAGGCGGTTCCATCGCTTGCGCGAGAGCAAATTTTTTAAATTTGCCATAGCTTAATAGGGCAAAATATTGGCGAAGCCACCGCATCCACTCCGTTGGGATGCTATATTTAACCCTATTAAGGCATGTGGCTTCGCCCCCTACAACCCCCACAAGGGGAGTGTCCTCTCCCCTTTGAACCCCACCGCCGGGATGACCCTTCCCGGACCCTCGGACAAGGGCTTCCAGCCCCGTCACCCCGGGCAGAGAGTGACCCTCTCTCTGCACTCTCCGGCAAAGGGAACAGCTCTGCGGCCGCCGTTCCCCTTGCATCCCTTCCCTTCCGTTTCCGTCCACCTTCCACTGAAAATATATGAGCCACTATACAGTCTGCCATTATGAGAAATGCTACGGTCCACCGGTGTCCTACTCCACCCATATCGAGAGGAAGAAGGCGGACGGAACGGAGCATGTGCCGTACAACATCAAGCGCAGAGACCTTACCAGACATAACAAGGAGTTTATAAAGGAAGCCCGGGAGATTGGCCGCAGCGCAGCCATCGAGAAAAGGCTTGATGCTGTCCGTCATCAGAAGGATGCCGACGGCAATGAATACGAGCGCAAGATCCGGAAAGGTCAGATATGCTGCATCGAGATCCGCATGAGCGCATCGGTAGAGGGTATGGCTGAGATCATCGAGCAGGGCAGGCTTATGGAATGGTGCCGGGAGTCAATCAAGTGGGCGCAGAAAGAACATGGCAAGGAAAACATCGTGAGTGCGGTTCTGCACATGGACGAGGAGACTCCGCACCTTCATGTGTCTCTTGTTCCTGTTGTGTCCGGAGAGAGCAAGAAGCAGAGGACTACAAAAAAGAGAGCCGCCAAGGATAAGGAGAAAGCAGAGAAGAATGGTGAGGAAGTCCCGAAGAAGAAACGCCGCTACAAGAAAAAGGCGACAGTGGAGACCTTGCGGCTGTGTGCCGATGATGTCATGACCCAATGGGATCTGAAAAGGCGGCAGACAGAGTATGCTGTTGCGATGGCGCCTTTCGGACTGGAGAGAGGTGAGGAAGGAAGTCCTGCCAGGCACAAGGATCTTGCCCAGTATTATAAGGAGCAATACGAGCTGCAACGCGGGCGGCTGGACGAATTGCTCAAGGAACTAGCCGGACAGGAGGATCTGGTGAAGGAGAAGAACAGGGAGATTCTTAAAAAGGACAGTCAGATCCGGGAGCAGGAAAAGGAACTGAACGAGACTAGGAGTGAACTCACTGAAAAGAAAAATGAGATAGCGCGACAACAGCAGCAGCTCGACAAACTTCTTCCGTTGATAGTGAAGGCGCAGGACAGGCTCGACACTTACACAGAAGCCGGAGAATATGCCGAGGGTCGCATAGAGTCCGCTGACCGTCTTCTTCAGGCGGCGGACAGCAGGGAGAAAGAGGTTGCCAAGGTTGAGAAGGAGGCATTGGATAGGATAAACAACGCCTCGATAAGTTTCCTTGCCAAGAAAGAGGTGGAGAGGCTTGCAAAGGAGAATGCGGAGCTGAAGTTGCTCGTGTCCGGCAACGCCACCGCACTGGAGAGAGAAGCCGCTACCACTCGGCATGAGAAAGCCGGAAGAGAGAAGGCGGAACGGGAACTGCAACAGTTGAAGGAGACCGTGTCTGGTACACAGACCGCACTTGAACGCAGACATCCTCTTGAAGCCCGGTTGATAAGGAACTTGTGTCGATTGAGATTAAAGATCCGGATTATCAGGATGCCATTCTTTCGGGTCAGACTTTGACATGGAAGAAATATCCGTTTATGGATCCGGCGACAGGAAAGAGGATTCCGGAGGAATATGCCGATAATATCTCCGTGAGGATTGAAGGACATGGAGAAGACTCGTTCATCTCCATGTGCGGTAAGCGTATCTCCGATTTCTTCCGGGATATTTGGGCAAAGGTGAAGGCTGCACTTGGAATAAAGCAGCGTCAGGAGGAAGAGAAAAGGAAGCAGCAGACACAAAAGCCGGACACCGGACAGACTCAGGAACCTCCGAAGAAAAGCAGGGGAAGGCGAATGTAGGGATAATGCGTCCTTACAGTCGGCTCGCCGTATAAACCGTAGGTGCGTAGCCTAATACGCACCAGTCAAGGACAGGTGCGCTTCCATGATTAGAGCCGATGCAGGACAGCAAGCTGAATCAAGTTGTTTTCTTGCGTTTGTCGATGGCTCTGTAAAGGGTTGCCCGGCTGATTCCGGTTGCCTTGGTTATCTCATCTATCGAGTGCAGCTTTGAGTCGTACATCTTCAGAGCGGTAGATACTTTGCTTTCATCAGACTTTGGTCTGCCTCCCTTTCGTCCTCTTGCCCTCGCAGCTTCAAGTCCTTGCCTTGTGCGCTGCCGTGTGAGATCTCTCTCAAACTGTGAGAGTCCGGCAAAGATTGTGAGCAGCAGATTACCCTGTGGTGTGGTGGTGTCGAGCCATGTCTCTCTCAGTGATTTTATCGACGCTCCGGCTTCATGTATTCTCTCGATGATTGAGAGCAATTCCTTGACGGAACGCCCCAGCCGGGTAAGTTCCGTTATTATCACGGTGTCTCCGGAACGGAGTGAGTCCATCATCCTGTCAAGTTGCGGACGCTCATTTTTTACTCCGGAGATCTTCTCACTGTATATCCGCTCACATCCGTTCTGAGTGAGCAGATCTGTCTGCCCCTCGAGGTTCTGCCCGGTGGTCGATACTCTTGCGTAGCCTATAATCATATTTTTTAGTTGCAAAGGTAATTAAAAATATTCACAATCTTATTTGTGTGTTCATTAAGTAAGAAATTAACGAAGAT
This region includes:
- a CDS encoding recombinase family protein translates to MIIGYARVSTTGQNLEGQTDLLTQNGCERIYSEKISGVKNERPQLDRMMDSLRSGDTVIITELTRLGRSVKELLSIIERIHEAGASIKSLRETWLDTTTPQGNLLLTIFAGLSQFERDLTRQRTRQGLEAARARGRKGGRPKSDESKVSTALKMYDSKLHSIDEITKATGISRATLYRAIDKRKKTT
- the mobV gene encoding MobV family relaxase; this translates as MSHYTVCHYEKCYGPPVSYSTHIERKKADGTEHVPYNIKRRDLTRHNKEFIKEAREIGRSAAIEKRLDAVRHQKDADGNEYERKIRKGQICCIEIRMSASVEGMAEIIEQGRLMEWCRESIKWAQKEHGKENIVSAVLHMDEETPHLHVSLVPVVSGESKKQRTTKKRAAKDKEKAEKNGEEVPKKKRRYKKKATVETLRLCADDVMTQWDLKRRQTEYAVAMAPFGLERGEEGSPARHKDLAQYYKEQYELQRGRLDELLKELAGQEDLVKEKNREILKKDSQIREQEKELNETRSELTEKKNEIARQQQQLDKLLPLIVKAQDRLDTYTEAGEYAEGRIESADRLLQAADSREKEVAKVEKEALDRINNASISFLAKKEVERLAKENAELKLLVSGNATALEREAATTRHEKAGREKAERELQQLKETVSGTQTALERRHPLEARLIRNLCRLRLKIRIIRMPFFRVRL